The Cucurbita pepo subsp. pepo cultivar mu-cu-16 chromosome LG18, ASM280686v2, whole genome shotgun sequence nucleotide sequence caaaaggaaaagtccacaatatctactagcggtggacttgggcttaggctgttacatctGCAGCCATTGTATTGGGAGGCATATTGCTGTTTTCATTTACAGAAGAGTTACCAATAACATGTTTGTCCTGAATTTCAGCTACGACTATTCAGGATATGGAGCATCTACCGGTAAGGTAagcaattctatttctttggTTAAAAGTGATGTTTCAATGGTTATATCCCAGCAGCCATCACTTCTACCAATAACATGTTTATGCCTATTTGTTTACTCATAAATGGTTCATCCCTCATTCTGTTAGCCATCTGAATTCAATACATATTACGACATAGAAGCTGTTTACAATTGCTTGAAGCGTGATTATGGGATCAAGCAAGAAGACATGATTCTATATGGCCAATCCGTGGGGAGCGGACCGACCCTTCACTTGGCGTCTCGACTACAAAAATTAAGAGGCGTCGTTCTCCACAGTGCCATACTTTCAGGCATTCGTGTATTGTGTCCTGTCAAAATGACATTCTGGTTTGACATTTTCAAGGTGATCTATGCTCCAATTGGTTTTATATACATCCTCTTGATCGTTGTTTGTGTTTATACCAACAGCTCTTAATGCCTTTATCTTTTCAGAACATAGACAAGATAAGGCTGGTGAGCTGTCCCATTTTGGTTATACATGTAAGACCAATTGTCCTCTCCCTTTTTAACGTTGTTGGGTGATACATGCCTGCTAAGTTTGATCAATGTGGCAGGGAACAAATGATGATATTGTTGATTGGTCTCATGGAAAACGACTTTGGGAGCTTTCGAAGGAAAAGTACGATCCGTTGTGGGTGAAAGGCGGGGGACATTGTAACCTCGAGACATTTCCCGAGTATATTAAGCATTTGCGTAGGTTCATTAATGCAATGGAGAAGGTCCCAACTAAACAAACGATAAAACAACTCACTTCTACCCCAAGCATCATGGAGTCGAAACATAACAAGTGCTTGAGATTTAGAAAACGATAGTTTTGTTTGTCGTGATTGAAGTAGAGACTGAATCAAAGATAATTTTGTTGTATCTATTCCGCCCGTCTTCACGGGCAAAAGAGTTCAACAATCAATGCGCTTGGTGTCACAGTCATGTTTGTGGCCGCATGTCATGTCCCAGTCATACTTATCCAGGACATATTGTCCATCGTTGCATGCCCATTCAAAAcctcttttacttgctttcatgttagatACACATTTACCATTCTTGTTGTGTCAATACGGTGGTATATGATTGaccaccaaaatcatgtcggactaaaatgtctcaaaatatactataCGGGATATGACTAGTCATCAATTCTTTCTACTCGAGTTATTTACTATCAAATTCTTGTTGTTTATTCGCTTTTAgtctataatattttttttctttaatattgttttcaacatattttctcatttgcgtgaggctcgagcatatgtCCATATTATATGCGAGGACCAAATAACGAATTTagagttaaattataaatgtattCGTCTATCCAATCattaatctttttataattataaaattcagtccttaaactttaatattttttttaaaaaaatcatggatttaatagaaataaaataaaaaatttataaaattcagtccttaaactttaatatttttttaaaaaaatcatggatttaatagaaataaaataaaatttttataattttattaaatgtaaattaaataccaatttaaaaaaaaaNataaattcaaaatattgaattaactaaaaaattgatttaaaaattagtttcttttgattattatGAATTGTGGGGACAGTACTGGCGGTAGAAGAAGCAGCTTTAtacgaaaaataaataaaataataaattccatatttttattttaatccattttcaGCACAAATGTGTGGGCCCCACCCTCAATCATTATTCCTCATTCTTCCCCCTATGCCCTACCCTcaataattattgttattttataaaatatatgaaattattaagtgaataattatatatatatatatttatttatttattattttattttatttataatatcttGTGATTAAGACactgagaaagaaaatgaacgTCATTGGTAAGGTATCAACTTTTATTTCTTAGTCATCGTATTCTTGAGATGACTCTCGTTCAGATGTGTTCTCGGTTCATTCACGTACCTTTtctttactcgggtgtcacaaTACATAAACTTGTGTTCAATAATATCATACGTTATATATACGTAGTTCTCGTCCCTAACAAAAATCACTCTTGAGAACGTATCTTACTTTTAGATCAAACTAAgataatattttctaaatatattacTAAAACACGATCCTCCTTTTCCATTTGTAAtggtttttttctctcctctaAGTTAGACCGTCGTCTTTTTAAGTatatctttatatttaaataaataaattagtagaaagttgaatatattttttaaaattttaaaacttaatttataattaaaaaaataatattgtactttattatctaataaaaagaagaaaaaaaacagtatTTATCACAAAATAAAGATGCATTTGTTTCTGGTCTGACATATAATTGGGACGGGACCCACATAGAATTAATGAAAACCAATAAGGTCGTGCAACGTGGCAGTAGCTGACGTGTCCTCTCAGACCTCGTGGTTCTGTCCATTGTATACGTTTGTTACTTTTAGttataaacaaattcattTACCATAAACGAATTTTTGGCGCGTGATCGACACGCTCCaactaattttcttatttccattaattaaaataatttaatcacaAATGAACGCcattttctaattatattaaaaagaaaaaaaaaaaaaaggtaaaaatcctttaagaaggaaacaaaattcttactatattctataaataaattatagatatatatttttaataagagcgaaatttataaagaaattatttatttttacatatgataatttaaatttattaattaaattattaaatttgaggATACAGGAGaagacaaaattttcaataaagttacaATTTTTATCGAAATTTCGTTCGCGAAATTAGCTTTATTTTAAGTAATATAATCGCGatttatcaaaataagaagaacaattaaaaaaagaataacattGCCTTTTAAAGTATCAATAATTACTAGATTCTAAACaggatttgaaaaaaaaagagttttgaaTTTGGATTAAATTCCTGTTAAATATTCTgccaaaaattaattaatgagagATGGGGAATTTCATAGCATAGTAACAGTAGAATTTGATTATCCAGAATAATCACACGGTGGATTAAAACCTGTGTGAGATGATCAGATGATCATACGGTGGGATGATGTGGATCGTTGATTTGACTGACTTTTTCCGCGATGCATCAAGTTTTGACTCCACTGCCAGAAAACCCCAAAGTTATTCCACTTTCTGTTCATACGGATGATGGAGGGAGAGAAAGTGGAAGAGGGTTTAACCTTAAAGCAATGATAATAAGACAATGGGCGAAAAGGGGAAAAGGGTTTGCTTAAAATACTCCACAGATTTCTGTTCTTTTGGAAAttgaattcaatttcttcttcttcttctttccctctGTATTGGGTCATCGCTATCATTCGCCATTTCTGCAGAGCTTTGCTTTCAATCAATGGCTTCTCTAAGCTATTTGCTCATCTGGGTGTCTGAGAAAAACTGAAGGGGTCGTGGAAAACATTGAACCCACATCGAAAATTTCGAGTTTCTTTCTCTTAACCCCTTTTCTCTCCTTCTCCCATGACCGTGGAGGGTCGTTCAGTTGATTCAGCCGGCGATGGTGGCGCCGCCGATCATTTTCCTGTTGGGATGCGGGTTCTGGCGGTGGATGATGATCCCATTTGTCTTAAAGTGCTCGAGCATCTCCTTCGGAAATGCCAATATCATGGTTTGTTTTTGCTCTCATTTCGTGTGTTTCTGTTTGGTTTGATGACTTATGTACATGAATGGTATGTTCTTGATCTGTGTTTTTGGGGATTTTGGGTTGTGAAATGTTTGAAATGGTGGGTTTGTTTGTTCTCTGTTCTTCCTGCAGTCACCACGACGAAGAGGTCCATTGAGGCTTTGAAGATGttgagagaaaatagaaacaaagTGGATTTGGTTATCAGTGATGTGAACATGCCTGATATGGATGGGTTCAAGCTTCTTGAGTTGGTGGGGCTTGAGATGGACCTACCTGTGATCAGTAAGcttttttttatctcattGATCACAACATCCTATGTCTCTACTTCATCTTGTCGTGTTTTGTTTAGGATCAGTTTGTTCTGTTtgctgcttttttttttttatggttgtGTTCTTGATTAGCTGAATTTAATGTTGTCTCCTTATTGCCAGGATTCTAGAACAGCATCAattgtcttgttcttgacaGTAGTTGGTTTGGTTATtgacttttcttcttccctaGTGTTATCAGCACATAGTGATACTGAGCTTGTGATGAAGGGGATAGCGCACGGTGCGTGCGACTATCTGTTGAAACCAGTTCGAATCGAGGAGTTGAAGAACATTTGGCAGCATGTGATTCGGAGAAAGAAGCTCGAACCGAAGGCAAAAAACAAGTTCCCTAATCAAGATAACGTTGGAAATGGAGGAAGTGAAGGTGAACAAGGTTTCTCATCAACCAGTAATGCAGACAATGCAAAACTCAACAGGAAACGAAAGGAACA carries:
- the LOC111780294 gene encoding protein ABHD17C-like — its product is MGNVTGGVAAKFAFFPPEPPTYDVYRGDDGRLAFSGVSADRNMDVNLLDTKAGNRIVATFWKYPFARLTLLYSHGNAADLGQMHELFVQLRAHLRVNIMSYDYSGYGASTGKPSEFNTYYDIEAVYNCLKRDYGIKQEDMILYGQSVGSGPTLHLASRLQKLRGVVLHSAILSGIRVLCPVKMTFWFDIFKNIDKIRLVSCPILVIHGTNDDIVDWSHGKRLWELSKEKYDPLWVKGGGHCNLETFPEYIKHLRRFINAMEKVPTKQTIKQLTSTPSIMESKHNKCLRFRKR